One Purpureocillium takamizusanense chromosome 1, complete sequence genomic window carries:
- a CDS encoding uncharacterized protein (EggNog:ENOG503P33C~COG:Q), which produces MQWQILDRFRNYTDPWRPLSYAVWGMCLLHCPPSRALVHVCADLTPSAPAVYATARDALLGGRGSGAARSPASFKESAFYLWFKTINHHFIEIESTRTPVPQLVPQASGLVLELGPGMGNQLRRFDKSKLTRVVGVESNAHFAPDILLEVKERGLEDVYELLTGSVDDRGALERRGIVAGSVDTVLSIQVLCSVPDPEATMRELYGLLKPGGRLIFWEHHRSSDWLTVAMQC; this is translated from the exons ATGCAGTGGCAGATTCTGGATCGCTTCCGCAACTACACGGACCCCTGGCGGCCACTCTCATATGCTGTTTGGGGCATGTGCCTCCTCCATTGCCCCCCCTCTCGCGCTCTTGTTCATGTATGCGCTGACCTAACCCCCTCTGCACCAGCCGTCTATGCCACCGCCAGGGACGCCCTCCTCGGGGGACGGGGATCTGGTGCCGCTCGTAGCCCCGCGTCCTTTAAAGAGTCAGCCTTTTACCTGTGGTTCAAAACCATAA ACCACCACTTCATCGAGATCGAGTCCACGAGGACGCCGGTCCCGCAGTTGGTGCCACAGGCCAGCGGGCTCGTCCTGGAGCTCGGCCCCGGCATGGGCAACCAGCTCCGCCGCTTCGACAAGTCCAAGCTGacgcgcgtcgtcggcgtggagAGCAACGCCCATTTCGCGCCGGACAtcctcctcgaggtcaaggagcgAGGGCTGGAAGACGTGTACGAGCTCCTCAccggcagcgtcgacgacaggggcgcgctcgagcgccgcggcatcgtcgccgggAGCGTCGACACCGTGCTGAGCATACAGGTGCTGTGCTCGGTGCCCGATCCCGAGGCCACGATGCGGGAGCTGTACGGCTTGCTCAAGCCCGGCGGCAGGCTCATCTTTTGGGAGCACCACCGCAGCTCCGACTGGCTCACGGTGGCCATGCAGTGTTG A
- a CDS encoding uncharacterized protein (EggNog:ENOG503P33C~COG:Q), with translation MQWQILDRFRNYTDPWRPLSYAVWAVYATARDALLGGRGSGAARSPASFKESAFYLWFKTINHHFIEIESTRTPVPQLVPQASGLVLELGPGMGNQLRRFDKSKLTRVVGVESNAHFAPDILLEVKERGLEDVCCARCPIPRPRCGSCTACSSPAAGSSFGSTTAAPTGSRWPCSIYGTQSGANSSAAT, from the exons ATGCAGTGGCAGATTCTGGATCGCTTCCGCAACTACACGGACCCCTGGCGGCCACTCTCATATGCTGTTTGGG CCGTCTATGCCACCGCCAGGGACGCCCTCCTCGGGGGACGGGGATCTGGTGCCGCTCGTAGCCCCGCGTCCTTTAAAGAGTCAGCCTTTTACCTGTGGTTCAAAACCATAA ACCACCACTTCATCGAGATCGAGTCCACGAGGACGCCGGTCCCGCAGTTGGTGCCACAGGCCAGCGGGCTCGTCCTGGAGCTCGGCCCCGGCATGGGCAACCAGCTCCGCCGCTTCGACAAGTCCAAGCTGacgcgcgtcgtcggcgtggagAGCAACGCCCATTTCGCGCCGGACAtcctcctcgaggtcaaggagcgAGGGCTGGAAGACGT GTGCTGTGCTCGGTGCCCGATCCCGAGGCCACGATGCGGGAGCTGTACGGCTTGCTCAAGCCCGGCGGCAGGCTCATCTTTTGGGAGCACCACCGCAGCTCCGACTGGCTCACGGTGGCCATGCAGT ATCTATGGAACCCAATCTGGAGCCAATTCATCGGCTGCCACATGA
- a CDS encoding uncharacterized protein (EggNog:ENOG503P33C~COG:Q), with protein MQWQILDRFRNYTDPWRPLSYAVWAVYATARDALLGGRGSGAARSPASFKESAFYLWFKTINHHFIEIESTRTPVPQLVPQASGLVLELGPGMGNQLRRFDKSKLTRVVGVESNAHFAPDILLEVKERGLEDVYELLTGSVDDRGALERRGIVAGSVDTVLSIQVLCSVPDPEATMRELYGLLKPGGRLIFWEHHRSSDWLTVAMQCWLTRVTPPSLVVHSCSDGDDRSMEPNLEPIHRLPHDA; from the exons ATGCAGTGGCAGATTCTGGATCGCTTCCGCAACTACACGGACCCCTGGCGGCCACTCTCATATGCTGTTTGGG CCGTCTATGCCACCGCCAGGGACGCCCTCCTCGGGGGACGGGGATCTGGTGCCGCTCGTAGCCCCGCGTCCTTTAAAGAGTCAGCCTTTTACCTGTGGTTCAAAACCATAA ACCACCACTTCATCGAGATCGAGTCCACGAGGACGCCGGTCCCGCAGTTGGTGCCACAGGCCAGCGGGCTCGTCCTGGAGCTCGGCCCCGGCATGGGCAACCAGCTCCGCCGCTTCGACAAGTCCAAGCTGacgcgcgtcgtcggcgtggagAGCAACGCCCATTTCGCGCCGGACAtcctcctcgaggtcaaggagcgAGGGCTGGAAGACGTGTACGAGCTCCTCAccggcagcgtcgacgacaggggcgcgctcgagcgccgcggcatcgtcgccgggAGCGTCGACACCGTGCTGAGCATACAGGTGCTGTGCTCGGTGCCCGATCCCGAGGCCACGATGCGGGAGCTGTACGGCTTGCTCAAGCCCGGCGGCAGGCTCATCTTTTGGGAGCACCACCGCAGCTCCGACTGGCTCACGGTGGCCATGCAGTGTTGGTTGACACGAGTTACACCCCCGTCACTGGTCGTGCACAGCTGTTCTGACGGAGACGACAGATCTATGGAACCCAATCTGGAGCCAATTCATCGGCTGCCACATGACGCGTGA
- a CDS encoding Non-reducing end alpha-L-arabinofuranosidase (COG:E~EggNog:ENOG503NYST~CAZy:GH51), whose translation MTSFTRIADHERPAISVDARAVIADIDDNIYGGFTEHIGRCIYGGIYDPGNPLADENGFRKDVIEALRELRVPVIRYPGGNFVATYHWLDGVGPKADRPKRPELAWDGIESNQFGTDEFLKWCEVVGTEPYFCLNFGTGTLDEALGWVEYCNSDKDTYYANLRRKHGRQEPYNVKYWALGNEVWGPWQVAQMTKEDYANKAYQWAKAIKMLDPSECIKPNLHALGGSTTVGLIDMHSIHIYTTSPEHVKNATAPRAAERHIEITAGLIDLARAENHIPPTVPRQKICFDEWNVWDPVRAPGEQGAEQLFTLSDALAVGVWLNVFVRQAKHVGMANIAQSVNVISPLMTTSDGGLVKQTTWWPLLLFSKYMRGKTLAVNVRSGEYRGETSPAWVRGSMDTPWLDVSAVLDNGVVNLAVVNVHEQLDFVTEVAGILQASGQQQVEIYTVTGPGVDAVNTQEKQEVGITEQTWDGRGIYTFPKHSLTLLRWTLP comes from the exons ATGACCTCTTTCACACGCATTGCGGACCACGAGCGGCCTGCCATATCCGTGGACGCGCGGGCCGTAATCGCTGACATTGACGACAATATCTATGGCGGCTTTACCGA ACATATAGGCCGCTGCATCTACGGCGGCATCTACGACCCCGGGAACCCGCTGGCTGATGAAAACGGCTTCCGCAAGGACGTCATTGAGGCGCTTCGGGAGCTCAGAGTCCCCGTCATCCGCTACCCCGGGGGCAACTTTGTAGCCACATATCActggctcgacggcgttggcCCCAAGGCCGACCGCCCGAAGAG GCCCGAGCTGGCGTGGGACGGCATCGAGTCGAACCAGTTCGGCACGGACGAATTCTTGAAGTGGTGCGAGGTTGTCGGGACGGAGCCATATTTCTGCCTAAACTTTGGGACAG GCACGCTGGACGAAG CTCTCGGCTGGGTCGAATACTGCAACAGTGACAAAGACACATACTACGCCAACCTACGCCGGAAACACGGGCGCCAGGAGCCATACAAT GTCAAGTACTGGGCTCTGGGCAACGAGGTCTGGGGCCCCTGGCAGGTCGCGCAGATGACCAAGGAGGACTACGCGAACAAGGCGTACCAGTgggccaaggccatcaagaTGCTCGACCCGTCC GAGTGCATCAAGCCCAACCTGCACGCCCTGGGCGGGAGCACCACCGTCGGGCTCATCGACATGCACAGCATCCACATCTACACGACCAGCCCCGAGCACGTCAAGAACGCCACCG CGCCTCGGGCCGCTGAGCGCCACATCGAAATCACCGCCGGCTTGATcgacctcgcgcgcgccgagaACCACATCCCGCCCACGGTCCCGCGCCAAAAGATCTGCTTCGACGAGTGGAACGTCTGGGATCCGGTGCGCGCAccgggcgagcagggcgccgagcagctctTCACCCTGtccgacgcgctcgccgtcggcgtctggCTCAACGTCTTCGTGCGGCAGGCCAAGCACGTGGGCATGGCCAACATCGCCCAGTCGGTAAACGTCATCTCGCCCCTCATGACcacgagcgacggcggcctcgtcaagcAGACCACGTGGTGGCCGCTGCTCCTGTTCAGCAAGTACATGCGCGGGAAGACCCTGGCGGTCAACGTGCGGTCTGGGGAGTACCGAGGCGAGACCAGCCCTGCTTGGGTTCGAGGCTCCATGGACACGCCGTGGCTGGATGTGagcgccgtcctcgacaacgGCGTCGTGAACCTTGCCGTGGTCAATGTCCACGAGCAACTGGACTTTGTGACCGAAGTGGCGGGCATTCTTCAAGCCTccgggcagcagcaagtcgAGATATATACGGTGACCGGACCCggtgtcgatgccgtcaaCACGCAAGAGAAGCAGGAGGTTGGAATCACAGAGCAGACATGGGACGGCCGCGGGATCTACACCTTTCCCAAGCACTCGCTGACTCTGCTCCGCTGGACGCTACCCTGA
- a CDS encoding uncharacterized protein (COG:H~EggNog:ENOG503NWIW), which translates to MASGPAVPIIVGVGDVRNKSLKIEDAVEPAQLIIRAIRHAASDTGLSEALQKELLLKVDSLRVVPTWTWAYKDLPGSIASGLGIRPRTRVMPEHGGNQPALQCDEAARAIAKGESEVAILTGGEALASLGACQKAGQMPPRGWEEADPSSKSLVSLDMSILKESAGTRHSMGLPIHVYPLYENCRRAHRKQTYQQNSRESASMYAEFDNVASGNEFSWNAGEPTKSAEFIGTTSKKNRMICDPYPLLMNAFNAVNLAAACIVTSTECAAKLGIPRDRWVYVLGGAGTHEKDHFWERHNFHESPALSRSIDAGLEVSGLSRDQVDVYDFYSCFPIVPKLACDHLGLPTMGGDKPITLLGGLTSFGGAGNNYSMHAISAMTRVLRARKRKTGLILANGGMLTHQHVLCLSAEPRSDGRAYPSRNPLPLIIDESSQPFTESAEGPATIETYTIEYDRQGAPSLGLIVGKLQGSGERFLANHEDEQTLAQLANTSTEHVGRAGFVRKDDDRNLFYFDLKTRL; encoded by the exons ATGGCGAGCGGGCCAGCTGtccccatcatcgtcggcgtgggcgacgtcCGCAACAAGTCGTTGAAGATCGAAGACGCGGTCGAGCCCGCGCAACTCATAATCAGGGCCATACGCCACGCAGCCTCCGATACGGGTCTGAGTGAGGCTCTGCAgaaggagctgctcctcaaGGTAGATAGCCTGCGGGTCGTGCCGACATGGACGTGGGCGTACAAAGACCTACCTGGCTCGATCGCCTCGGGCCTGGGCATACGCCCTCGAACTAGGGTGATGCCAGAGCACGGCGGCAACCAGCCTGCCCTGCAatgcgacgaggccgcgcgTGCGATTGCCAAGGGGGAGAGCGAGGTTGCGATCTTGACTGGAGGAGAGGCGCTCGCCTCCC TTGGAGCCTGTCAAAAGGCTGGCCAGATGCCCCCGAGAGGATGGGAGGAGGCAGACCCGAGCAGCAAATCGCTCGTCTCGCTGGACATGTCGATTCTGAaagaga GTGCCGGAACGAGACACTCCATGGGCCTACCGATCCATGTCTACCCTCTCTACGAGAACTGCCGTCGGGCGCATCGCAAGCAGACGTACCAGCAAAACTCTCGCGAGTCGGCGAGCATGTACGCCGAGTTCGACAATGTCGCCTCGGGGAACGAGTTTTCGTGGAACGCGGGCGAGCCGACTAAGAGCGCAGAGTTTATCGGGACGACGTCCAAGAAGAATCGCATGATCTGCGACCCTT ATCCGCTGCTCATGAACGCCTTCAACGCGGTCAACCTCGCGGCGGCTTGCATCGTGACGTCGACCGAGTGCGCCGCGAAGCTGGGCATCCCGCGCGACCGGTGGGTGtacgtgctcggcggcgccggcacgcACGAGAAAGACCACT TCTGGGAACGGCACAACTTCCACGAGAGTCCGGCCCTGTCGAGGTCCATTGACGCCGGCCTTGAAGTCTCGGGCCTGAGCAGAGATCAGGTAGACGTCTACGATTTCTATTC GTGCTTTCCCATCGTTCCCAAGCTGGCGTGCGACCATCTCGGGCTGCCAACAATGGGGGGCGACAAGCCTATTACCCTACTGGGCGGACTGACGTCttttggcggcgctgggaaCAACTATTCGATGCAT gccATCTCCGCCATGACCCGAGTCTTGAGAGCCAGGAAGCGCAAGACAGGCCTCATCCtggccaacggcggcatGCTCACGCACCAACACGTGCTCTGCCTCTCCGCCGAGCCCAGATCTGACGGGCGCGCGTACCCAAGCCGGAACCCCCTCccgctcatcatcgacgagtcGTCGCAGCCGTTCACCGAGTCTGCCGAAGGCCCGGCAACCATCGAA ACGTACACTATCGAGTACGACCGGCAGGGCGCGCCGTCACTGGGTCTCATCGTCGGCAAGCTGCAGGGCTCGGGGGAGCGCTTCCTGGCCAaccacgaggacgagcagacgctcgcgcagctggccAACACGTCGACCGAGCATGTCGGGCGTGCCGGTTTCGTGCGGAAAGACGATGATCGGAACCTGTTTTACTTTGACTTGAAGACGAGGCTGTAG
- a CDS encoding uncharacterized protein (EggNog:ENOG503P33C~COG:Q) → MQWQILDRFRNYTDPWRPLSYAVWAVYATARDALLGGRGSGAARSPASFKESAFYLWFKTINHHFIEIESTRTPVPQLVPQASGLVLELGPGMGNQLRRFDKSKLTRVVGVESNAHFAPDILLEVKERGLEDVYELLTGSVDDRGALERRGIVAGSVDTVLSIQVLCSVPDPEATMRELYGLLKPGGRLIFWEHHRSSDWLTVAMQYLWNPIWSQFIGCHMTRDILAAIAAAGEWENLDSIDGDKRTWALMPRAWGVLVKAKASE, encoded by the exons ATGCAGTGGCAGATTCTGGATCGCTTCCGCAACTACACGGACCCCTGGCGGCCACTCTCATATGCTGTTTGGG CCGTCTATGCCACCGCCAGGGACGCCCTCCTCGGGGGACGGGGATCTGGTGCCGCTCGTAGCCCCGCGTCCTTTAAAGAGTCAGCCTTTTACCTGTGGTTCAAAACCATAA ACCACCACTTCATCGAGATCGAGTCCACGAGGACGCCGGTCCCGCAGTTGGTGCCACAGGCCAGCGGGCTCGTCCTGGAGCTCGGCCCCGGCATGGGCAACCAGCTCCGCCGCTTCGACAAGTCCAAGCTGacgcgcgtcgtcggcgtggagAGCAACGCCCATTTCGCGCCGGACAtcctcctcgaggtcaaggagcgAGGGCTGGAAGACGTGTACGAGCTCCTCAccggcagcgtcgacgacaggggcgcgctcgagcgccgcggcatcgtcgccgggAGCGTCGACACCGTGCTGAGCATACAGGTGCTGTGCTCGGTGCCCGATCCCGAGGCCACGATGCGGGAGCTGTACGGCTTGCTCAAGCCCGGCGGCAGGCTCATCTTTTGGGAGCACCACCGCAGCTCCGACTGGCTCACGGTGGCCATGCAGT ATCTATGGAACCCAATCTGGAGCCAATTCATCGGCTGCCACATGACGCGTGACATCCTGGcggccatcgccgcggcaggcgaATGGGAGAACCTGGACAGCATCGATGGGGACAAGAGGACTTGGGCCCTGATGCCGAGAGCATGGGGGGTGCTGGTGAAAGCCAAGGCGTCCGAGTGA